One Phragmites australis chromosome 23, lpPhrAust1.1, whole genome shotgun sequence DNA window includes the following coding sequences:
- the LOC133906526 gene encoding xylulose kinase 2-like isoform X1, with amino-acid sequence MADADDDCRSLRFSDDSLFLGFDCSTQSLKATVLDAGLAVVAADSVHFDSELPHYGTEGGIRRDPAERGRIVSPPQMWAEALDLLLDRLSPRVDLRRVAAVSGSAQQHGSVYWGKGAGAALATLDPAKNLAPQLAGAFAAPESPVWMDSSTTAQCREVEAAMGGPLRLAALTGCRAHERCTGPQIRRMHQTRPRVYDATERISLVSSFMASLLIGAYACIDETDGAGMNLMDIATRQLREDALEATAPNLEEKIGKLAPAHAVVGKIAPYFVQRFQFASSCVVIQWSGDNPNSLAGLTLNNPGDLAISLGTSDTVFGVTNSPEPTLEGNIFPNPVDPKTYMVLLCYKNGSLTREDIRNRYAERSWDVFNRLLEETAPLNGGKLGFYYKEHEILPPLPVGFHRYIIKNFTGGSLDAMVEHEVDEFDPASEVRAIIEGQFLSMRGHAERCGLPVPPKRIIATGGASSNPLILETMTSIFGCPVYTSQRSDSASLGAALRAAHGWLCNRQGEFVPFSCVYSGRLDTTSLSIKLGVPFGDCKGDTELLNNYTLLVKKRLEIEQRLIERFGRPE; translated from the exons ATGGCCGACGCCGACGATGATTGCCGCTCCCTCCGCTTCTCCGACGATTCCCTCTTTCTCGGCTTCGATTGCTCCACCCA GTCGCTCAAGGCCACGGTGCTAGACGCGggcctcgccgtcgtcgccgcggACTCGGTCCACTTCGACTCCGAGCTGCCGCACTACGGCACCGAGGGCGGCATTCGCCGGGACCCCGCCGAGCGCGGCCGCATCGTCTCGCCGCCGCAGATGTGGGCCGAGGCCCTGGACCTGCTCCTCGACAGGCTCAGCCCGCGCGTGGACCTCCGCCGCGTCGCCGCCGTCTCCGGCAGCGCGCAGCAGCACGGCAGCGTGTACTGGGGCAAGGGTGCCGGCGCTGCGCTGGCCACCCTGGACCCTGCCAAGAATCTGGCGCCGCAGCTCGCGGGCGCGTTCGCGgcgccggagtctccggtgtggATGGACAGCAGCACGACGGCACAGTGCCGGGAAGTGGAGGCGGCGATGGGTGGCCCGCTGCGGCTGGCCGCGCTCACGGGGTGCCGTGCGCACGAGCGGTGCACGGGCCCGCAGATACGGAGGATGCACCAGACGAGGCCGCGCGTGTACGACGCCACCGAGAGGATCTCACTCGTGAGCTCGTTCATGGCGTCGCTGCTCATCGGTGCGTACGCCTGCATCGACGAGACCGACGGCGCCGGGATGAACCTCATGGACATCGCCACGCGCCAGCTTCGCGAGGACGCTCTTGAG GCTACAGCTCCAAATTTAGAAGAAAAGATTGGGAAACTAGCACCAGCCCATGCTGTCGTGGGAAAGATAGCTCCTTATTTTGTTCAGAG ATTTCAGTTTGCAAGCAGCTGTGTAGTTATTCAGTGGTCAGGGGACAACCCCAATAGCCTTGCAG GCCTAACTTTGAACAATCCGGGTGATCTAGCAATCAGTCTTGGGACAAGTGATACA GTTTTTGGGGTCACTAATTCGCCTGAACCAACCCTGGAGGGGAACATCTTTCCTAATCCAGTCGATCCCAAGACTTACATGGTTTTGCTTTGCTATAAAAATGGATCTCTAACACGAGAAG ATATTCGCAATCGTTATGCTGAGAGATCATGGGATGTGTTCAACAGGTTGCTTGAGGAAACAGCCCCCTTGAATG gAGGGAAGTTGGGATTTTACTACAAGGAACATGAGATTCTCCCTCCACTTCCTG TTGGATTTCACCGTTACATTATCAAGAACTTCACTGGTGGATCTTTAGATGCGATGGTGGAACATGAAGTTGATGAGTTTGATCCTGCTTCAGAG GTGCGCGCGATAATAGAAGGGCAGTTCCTGTCCATGAGGGGTCATGCTGAGAGATGTGGCCTTCCAGTACCTCCAAAGCGGATCATAGCAACTGGTGGTGCATCATCAAACCCGCTAATTCTCGAGACAATGACATCCATTTTTGGCTGTCCAGTTTACACTTCCCAAAGATCAG ACTCTGCATCTTTGGGTGCTGCTCTACGAGCAGCCCATGGGTGGCTATGTAACCGGCAAGGCGAGTTCGTGCCATTCTCATGTGTGTACTCAGGCAGATTGGATACAACATCACTTAGCATAAAGCTGGGTGTTCCTTTTGGGGACTGCAAGGGAGACACTGAGCTTCTGAACAACTACACATTGTTGGTGAAGAAGAGGTTGGAGATTGAGCAGAGGCTCATCGAAAGATTTGGTCGACCAGAATGA
- the LOC133906591 gene encoding transcription repressor MYB6-like has translation MGRSPCCDKATVKRGPWSAEEDARLQSYIEQHGGAGGSWMKLPRKAGLRRCGKSCRLRWLNYLRPGLSHGGFSPEEDHVICALYAAVGSRWSLIAAHLPGRTDNGVKNYWNTRLKKKLFGGKQPHGRQYHGQAANGVNVDAAPLVPPLPPWTGGQPDSAAGYVGGDDMHCGGGKGVVIASTKAVVNHGAFSTGESAATSYSYETAPATELDEIFRSIGTSGGEHSHLSQSTADTEALGWHHCQLGEIEQWLHFGLPYW, from the coding sequence ATGGGGCGATCGCCGTGCTGCGACAAGGCGACGGTGAAGCGCGGGCCGTGGTCGGCGGAGGAGGACGCGCGGCTCCAGTCCTACATCGAGCAGCACGGTGGCGCCGGCGGAAGCTGGATGAAGCTGCCGCGGAAGGCCGGCCTGCGGCGGTGTGGCAAGAGCTGCCGCCTGCGGTGGCTCAACTACCTCCGCCCGGGCCTCAGTCACGGCGGCTTCTCCCCGGAGGAGGACCACGTCATCTGCGCGCTCTACGCCGCCGTCGGCAGCAGGTGGTCCCTCATCGCCGCGCACCTGCCGGGGAGGACCGACAACGGCGTCAAGAACTACTGGAACACGCGCctcaagaagaagctcttcgGCGGCAAGCAACCGCACGGCCGTCAATACCACGGTCAAGCTGCAAATGGTGTAAATGTTGATGCGGCGCCGCTAGTGCCACCTCTGCCGCCTTGGACCGGCGGCCAGCCAGACAGTGCTGCCGGGTACGTCGGTGGCGATGATATGCACTGCGGAGGCGGCAAAGGCGTGGTGATCGCCAGCACGAAAGCCGTCGTGAACCATGGTGCTTTCTCTACCGGCGAGTCTGCTGCCACGAGCTACTCGTACGAAACGGCGCCGGCGACAGAGCTTGACGAGATCTTCCGGTCCATCGGCACGAGCGGTGGCGAGCACTCTCATCTGTCCCAGAGCACCGCGGACACGGAGGCCCTGGGTTGGCATCATTGTCAACTAGGCGAAATTGAGCAATGGCTGCATTTTGGGCTCCCATACTGGTGA
- the LOC133906590 gene encoding CSC1-like protein RXW8 isoform X2 produces MKIRALLTSAGINIGLCVLFLSLYSVLRKQPANVRVYFGRRIAEEHDRLREAFILERFVPSTGWIVKALQCTEEEILAAAGLDAVVFNRILVFSIRIFSLAALLCVFGILPLNYFGQDIQHVRIPSESLDRFTIGNVAVRSRWLWVHCVALYIISGVACILLYIEYKHIARLRLLHLTRATPNPSHFTILVRGIPKATKQPCSNVVTEFFTKYHASSYLFHQVVYKVGKVQKIMTGAKKAYKKFKHFKDNTVDQGCRAITYRCCLCGASSNSFKLLTTECEQKRGKADNDSNLDLQDEECTAAFVFFKTRYAALVASEILETSNPMQWVTNLAPEPDDVYWSNLWLPYKQLWIRRIATLLGSIVFMFLFLIPVTFIQGLSQLEQLQQKLPFLNGILKKNYISQLVTGYLPSVILQIFLYTVAPIMMLFSTLEGPTSHSERKKSACCKVLYFTVWNVFFVNVLSGTVISQLNMLSSPKDIPVQLARAIPGQATFFITYVLTSGWASLSSEVMQLFGLIWNFIRKYILRMREDTEFVPSFPYHTEVPKVMLFGLLGFTCSVLAPLILPFLLVYFFLGYVVYRNQLLNVYRTRYDTGGLYWPIAHNTVIFSLVLTQIICLGVFGLKESPVAAGFTIPLIILTFLFNQYCRNRLLPLFRTFPAQGG; encoded by the exons ATGAAAATCAGGGCACTTCTGACCTCTGCGGGCATCAACATTGGCCTCTGCGTGCTTTTTCTGTCGCTCTACTCTGTTCTGAGAAAGCAACCAGCAAATGTCAGGGTTTACTTTGGGCGGAGGATTGCtgaggagcatgatcggctccgaGAGGCTTTTATTTTGGAGAGGTTTGTTCCATCTACTGGCTGGATAGTGAAAGCCCTGCAGTGTACCGAGGAAGAGATCTTGGCTGCTGCTGGGTTGGATGCTGTTGTTTTCAATAGAATTCTAGTATTCAG CATACGCATCTTCTCCCTTGCTGCCCTTCTATGTGTTTTCGGAATTCTTCCACTGAATTATTTTGGACAGGATATACAACATGTTCGAATTCCTTCAGAATCATTGGATAGATTTACAATCGGGAATGTGGCAGTGAGATCAAGATG GCTCTGGGTCCATTGTGTAGCCCTGTACATAATTTCTGGAGTAGCTTGCATCCTTCTGTACATT GAGTACAAGCACATTGCCAGGTTGAGGCTCCTTCATCTTACACGTGCAACACCAAATCCAAGCCATTTTACTATACTTGTTCGTGGAATACCAAAGGCAACTAAACAACCGTGCAGTAATGTTGTTACTGAGTTCTTCACAAAGTATCATGCATCAAGTTACCTATTCCATCAAGTTGTTTACAAGGTTGGGAAAGTTCAGAAGATAATG ACTGGTGCAAAGAAGGCATATAAGAAGTTCAAACATTTCAAGGACAACACGGTCGATCAGGGATGCAGAGCGATTACCTACAGATGTTGTCTTTGTGGAGCCTCTTCTAATTCTTTCAAGTTGTTGACCACTGAATGTGAGCAGAAGAGGGGGAAAGCTGACAACGATTCCAACTTGGACTTACAGGATGAG GAATGCACAGCTGCTTTTGTATTTTTCAAAACTCGATATGCCGCACTCGTCGCATCAGAAATACTTGAAACATCTAACCCTATGCAATGGGTTACTAATCTAGCTCCAGAACCAGATGATGTGTATTGGTCCAATCTTTGGCTTCCCTATAAGCAGCTTTGGATTCGTCGTATAGCTACACTCCTAGGTTCTATTGTTTTTATGTTCTTATTTCTGATACCGGTGACATTTATACAAGGACTATCACAGCTAGAGCAGCTGCAGCAGAAGCTTCCTTTCCTAAATGGAATATTGAAGAA AAATTACATAAGCCAGCTAGTGACTGGATATCTTCCCAGTGTCATACTGCAAATTTTTCTGTACACCGTTGCACCAATTATGATGCTATTTTCTACATTGGAGGGACCTACATCTCACagtgagaggaagaagagtgcCTGCTGTAAAGTGCTGTACTTCACAGTTTGGAACGTGTTCTTTGTTAATGTCTTATCTGGTACTGTCATAAGCCAATTGAATATGTTGTCAAGCCCGAAGGACATCCCTGTCCAGCTTGCTAGAGCTATACCTGGGCAG gctaccttcttcatCACCTATGTCCTGACTTCAGGATGGGCCAGTTTATCTTCTGAAGTTATGCAACTCTTTGGTCTGATATGGAACTTTATAAGGAAATATATTCTGAGAATGAGAGAAGATACAGAATTCGTTCCCTCATTTCCCTATCACACAGAAGTACCAAAAGTTATGTTGTTTGGACTATTGGGATTCACATGCTCAGTACTGGCACCTCTGATCTTACCTTTTCTGTTGGTGTACTTTTTCCTTGGTTATGTGGTATACCGCAATCAG TTGCTCAATGTTTACCGCACAAGGTATGACACAGGTGGTTTGTATTGGCCAATTGCACACAACACAGTCATATTCTCTCTTGTGCTCACCCAGATCATCTGCCTCGGTGTATTTGGCCTTAAAGAATCACCAGTAGCTGCGGGCTTTACCATACCTCTTATCATCCTTACTTTTCTATTCAATCAGTACTGCAGAAACCGGCTTCTCCCATTATTCAGGACTTTTCCAGCACAG GGAGGATGA
- the LOC133906585 gene encoding ergosterol biosynthetic protein 28 encodes MAEKRGGRKGVPALGWWLMLVGSLRLASVWFGFFDIWALRVAVFSQAEMTDVHGRTFGVWTLLTCTLCFLCALNLENKPLYLATFLSFIYALGHFLTEYLIYHTMAAANLSTVGFFAGTSIVWMLLQWNSHGNPRGSHAVKQS; translated from the exons ATGGCGGAGAAGCGGGGCGGGAGGAAGGGCGTGCCGGCGCTGGGGTGGTGGCTGATGCTGGTCGGCTCCCTCCGCCTCGCCTCCGTCTGGTTCGGATTCTTCGACATCTGGGCGCTCCGCGTCGCCGTCTTCTCCCAGGCAGAGA TGACTGATGTACATGGCCGTACTTTTGGTGTCTGGACACTTCTGACCTGCACGCTGTGCTTCCTGTGCGCGCTCAACCTGGAAAATAAGCCTCTGTATCTAGCCACCTTCTTATCATTCATCTATGCCCTCGGTCATTTCCTCACCGAATACTTGATATATCACACCATGGCTGCAGCAAATCTGAGCACAGTTGGCTTCTTTGCAG GGACATCAATTGTATGGATGCTTCTTCAGTGGAATTCTCATGGGAATCCCCGTGGTTCCCATGCTGTTAAGCAGTCATGA
- the LOC133906586 gene encoding cytochrome c oxidase subunit 6a, mitochondrial-like, with protein MAAPMARFLANAAAKRSGGPALRRRFASSARHDDAQEAAKWERITFFGIATCTVLAIYHLSRGHQHFPDPPPYPYLHIRNKEFPWGPDGLFERKKNSDHH; from the exons ATGGCCGCTCCGATGGCCCGCTTCCTCGCCAACGCGGCGGCCAAGAGGTCCGGCGGCCCGGCGCTGCGCCGTCGTTTCGCCTCGTCCGCCCGCCACGACGACGCAC AGGAGGCGGCCAAGTGGGAGCGGATCACCTTCTTTGGGATCGCCACCTGCACCGTGCTCGCCATCTACCACCTCTCCAGGGGCCACCAACACTTCCCCGACCCACCG CCTTACCCTTACCTGCACATCAGGAACAAGGAGTTCCCCTGGG GCCCTGATGGCCTctttgagaggaagaagaactcCGACCACCACTAG
- the LOC133906526 gene encoding xylulose kinase 2-like isoform X2: MADADDDCRSLRFSDDSLFLGFDCSTQSLKATVLDAGLAVVAADSVHFDSELPHYGTEGGIRRDPAERGRIVSPPQMWAEALDLLLDRLSPRVDLRRVAAVSGSAQQHGSVYWGKGAGAALATLDPAKNLAPQLAGAFAAPESPVWMDSSTTAQCREVEAAMGGPLRLAALTGCRAHERCTGPQIRRMHQTRPRVYDATERISLVSSFMASLLIGAYACIDETDGAGMNLMDIATRQLREDALEATAPNLEEKIGKLAPAHAVVGKIAPYFVQRFQFASSCVVIQWSGDNPNSLAGLTLNNPGDLAISLGTSDTVFGVTNSPEPTLEGNIFPNPVDPKTYMVLLCYKNGSLTREDIRNRYAERSWDVFNRLLEETAPLNGGKLGFYYKEHEILPPLPVGFHRYIIKNFTGGSLDAMVEHEVDEFDPASEKGSSCP; this comes from the exons ATGGCCGACGCCGACGATGATTGCCGCTCCCTCCGCTTCTCCGACGATTCCCTCTTTCTCGGCTTCGATTGCTCCACCCA GTCGCTCAAGGCCACGGTGCTAGACGCGggcctcgccgtcgtcgccgcggACTCGGTCCACTTCGACTCCGAGCTGCCGCACTACGGCACCGAGGGCGGCATTCGCCGGGACCCCGCCGAGCGCGGCCGCATCGTCTCGCCGCCGCAGATGTGGGCCGAGGCCCTGGACCTGCTCCTCGACAGGCTCAGCCCGCGCGTGGACCTCCGCCGCGTCGCCGCCGTCTCCGGCAGCGCGCAGCAGCACGGCAGCGTGTACTGGGGCAAGGGTGCCGGCGCTGCGCTGGCCACCCTGGACCCTGCCAAGAATCTGGCGCCGCAGCTCGCGGGCGCGTTCGCGgcgccggagtctccggtgtggATGGACAGCAGCACGACGGCACAGTGCCGGGAAGTGGAGGCGGCGATGGGTGGCCCGCTGCGGCTGGCCGCGCTCACGGGGTGCCGTGCGCACGAGCGGTGCACGGGCCCGCAGATACGGAGGATGCACCAGACGAGGCCGCGCGTGTACGACGCCACCGAGAGGATCTCACTCGTGAGCTCGTTCATGGCGTCGCTGCTCATCGGTGCGTACGCCTGCATCGACGAGACCGACGGCGCCGGGATGAACCTCATGGACATCGCCACGCGCCAGCTTCGCGAGGACGCTCTTGAG GCTACAGCTCCAAATTTAGAAGAAAAGATTGGGAAACTAGCACCAGCCCATGCTGTCGTGGGAAAGATAGCTCCTTATTTTGTTCAGAG ATTTCAGTTTGCAAGCAGCTGTGTAGTTATTCAGTGGTCAGGGGACAACCCCAATAGCCTTGCAG GCCTAACTTTGAACAATCCGGGTGATCTAGCAATCAGTCTTGGGACAAGTGATACA GTTTTTGGGGTCACTAATTCGCCTGAACCAACCCTGGAGGGGAACATCTTTCCTAATCCAGTCGATCCCAAGACTTACATGGTTTTGCTTTGCTATAAAAATGGATCTCTAACACGAGAAG ATATTCGCAATCGTTATGCTGAGAGATCATGGGATGTGTTCAACAGGTTGCTTGAGGAAACAGCCCCCTTGAATG gAGGGAAGTTGGGATTTTACTACAAGGAACATGAGATTCTCCCTCCACTTCCTG TTGGATTTCACCGTTACATTATCAAGAACTTCACTGGTGGATCTTTAGATGCGATGGTGGAACATGAAGTTGATGAGTTTGATCCTGCTTCAGAG AAGGGCAGTTCCTGTCCATGA
- the LOC133906588 gene encoding EPIDERMAL PATTERNING FACTOR-like protein 2: MGHHLVLLTLALLQITTTHATGRAQAAAITQETMGVGSMMRSMVGSRPPSCEGRCLWCGGRRCEAVQVPITPQELQMKKRGQGHGHGRGGPRSRGAGGGSHSLKPSSYDDHSNYKPLSWRCKCGSVLLNP; this comes from the exons ATGGGTCATCATCTCGTCCTCCTCACGCTGGCTCTCCTTCAGATCACTACCACGCACGCCACAGGCCGTGCTCAAGCTGCTGCCATCACCCAG GAGACCATGGGTGTGGGGAGCATGATGAGGAGCATGGTCGGGTCGAGGCCGCCGAGCTGCGAGGGGAGATGCTTGTGGTGCGGGGGCCGCCGCTGCGAGGCCGTGCAGGTGCCCATCACCCCGCAGGAGCTGCAGATGAAGAAGAGAGGCCAAGGCCATGGCCACGGGAGAGGTGGCCCAAGATCAAGAGGTGCTGGAGGAGGGTCGCATTCACTGAAGCCTTCCTCGTACGACGACCACTCCAACTACAAGCCGCTCAGCTGGAGATGCAAGTGCGGCAGCGTGCTCCTCAACCCTTGA
- the LOC133906590 gene encoding CSC1-like protein RXW8 isoform X1, with amino-acid sequence MKIRALLTSAGINIGLCVLFLSLYSVLRKQPANVRVYFGRRIAEEHDRLREAFILERFVPSTGWIVKALQCTEEEILAAAGLDAVVFNRILVFSIRIFSLAALLCVFGILPLNYFGQDIQHVRIPSESLDRFTIGNVAVRSRWLWVHCVALYIISGVACILLYIEYKHIARLRLLHLTRATPNPSHFTILVRGIPKATKQPCSNVVTEFFTKYHASSYLFHQVVYKVGKVQKIMTGAKKAYKKFKHFKDNTVDQGCRAITYRCCLCGASSNSFKLLTTECEQKRGKADNDSNLDLQDEECTAAFVFFKTRYAALVASEILETSNPMQWVTNLAPEPDDVYWSNLWLPYKQLWIRRIATLLGSIVFMFLFLIPVTFIQGLSQLEQLQQKLPFLNGILKKNYISQLVTGYLPSVILQIFLYTVAPIMMLFSTLEGPTSHSERKKSACCKVLYFTVWNVFFVNVLSGTVISQLNMLSSPKDIPVQLARAIPGQATFFITYVLTSGWASLSSEVMQLFGLIWNFIRKYILRMREDTEFVPSFPYHTEVPKVMLFGLLGFTCSVLAPLILPFLLVYFFLGYVVYRNQLLNVYRTRYDTGGLYWPIAHNTVIFSLVLTQIICLGVFGLKESPVAAGFTIPLIILTFLFNQYCRNRLLPLFRTFPAQDLIDMDREDERSGRIYEIHHLLHSAYCQFPDTEDVPLEKIQTDGRDEEQGSSSGESNDKGTCENPRRDLSHPTLKGLPVSRLQHAVRSITFLIRLQKRGLSEQKSG; translated from the exons ATGAAAATCAGGGCACTTCTGACCTCTGCGGGCATCAACATTGGCCTCTGCGTGCTTTTTCTGTCGCTCTACTCTGTTCTGAGAAAGCAACCAGCAAATGTCAGGGTTTACTTTGGGCGGAGGATTGCtgaggagcatgatcggctccgaGAGGCTTTTATTTTGGAGAGGTTTGTTCCATCTACTGGCTGGATAGTGAAAGCCCTGCAGTGTACCGAGGAAGAGATCTTGGCTGCTGCTGGGTTGGATGCTGTTGTTTTCAATAGAATTCTAGTATTCAG CATACGCATCTTCTCCCTTGCTGCCCTTCTATGTGTTTTCGGAATTCTTCCACTGAATTATTTTGGACAGGATATACAACATGTTCGAATTCCTTCAGAATCATTGGATAGATTTACAATCGGGAATGTGGCAGTGAGATCAAGATG GCTCTGGGTCCATTGTGTAGCCCTGTACATAATTTCTGGAGTAGCTTGCATCCTTCTGTACATT GAGTACAAGCACATTGCCAGGTTGAGGCTCCTTCATCTTACACGTGCAACACCAAATCCAAGCCATTTTACTATACTTGTTCGTGGAATACCAAAGGCAACTAAACAACCGTGCAGTAATGTTGTTACTGAGTTCTTCACAAAGTATCATGCATCAAGTTACCTATTCCATCAAGTTGTTTACAAGGTTGGGAAAGTTCAGAAGATAATG ACTGGTGCAAAGAAGGCATATAAGAAGTTCAAACATTTCAAGGACAACACGGTCGATCAGGGATGCAGAGCGATTACCTACAGATGTTGTCTTTGTGGAGCCTCTTCTAATTCTTTCAAGTTGTTGACCACTGAATGTGAGCAGAAGAGGGGGAAAGCTGACAACGATTCCAACTTGGACTTACAGGATGAG GAATGCACAGCTGCTTTTGTATTTTTCAAAACTCGATATGCCGCACTCGTCGCATCAGAAATACTTGAAACATCTAACCCTATGCAATGGGTTACTAATCTAGCTCCAGAACCAGATGATGTGTATTGGTCCAATCTTTGGCTTCCCTATAAGCAGCTTTGGATTCGTCGTATAGCTACACTCCTAGGTTCTATTGTTTTTATGTTCTTATTTCTGATACCGGTGACATTTATACAAGGACTATCACAGCTAGAGCAGCTGCAGCAGAAGCTTCCTTTCCTAAATGGAATATTGAAGAA AAATTACATAAGCCAGCTAGTGACTGGATATCTTCCCAGTGTCATACTGCAAATTTTTCTGTACACCGTTGCACCAATTATGATGCTATTTTCTACATTGGAGGGACCTACATCTCACagtgagaggaagaagagtgcCTGCTGTAAAGTGCTGTACTTCACAGTTTGGAACGTGTTCTTTGTTAATGTCTTATCTGGTACTGTCATAAGCCAATTGAATATGTTGTCAAGCCCGAAGGACATCCCTGTCCAGCTTGCTAGAGCTATACCTGGGCAG gctaccttcttcatCACCTATGTCCTGACTTCAGGATGGGCCAGTTTATCTTCTGAAGTTATGCAACTCTTTGGTCTGATATGGAACTTTATAAGGAAATATATTCTGAGAATGAGAGAAGATACAGAATTCGTTCCCTCATTTCCCTATCACACAGAAGTACCAAAAGTTATGTTGTTTGGACTATTGGGATTCACATGCTCAGTACTGGCACCTCTGATCTTACCTTTTCTGTTGGTGTACTTTTTCCTTGGTTATGTGGTATACCGCAATCAG TTGCTCAATGTTTACCGCACAAGGTATGACACAGGTGGTTTGTATTGGCCAATTGCACACAACACAGTCATATTCTCTCTTGTGCTCACCCAGATCATCTGCCTCGGTGTATTTGGCCTTAAAGAATCACCAGTAGCTGCGGGCTTTACCATACCTCTTATCATCCTTACTTTTCTATTCAATCAGTACTGCAGAAACCGGCTTCTCCCATTATTCAGGACTTTTCCAGCACAG GATTTAATTGACATGGACAGGGAGGATGAACGGTCAGGAAGAATATATGAAATTCACCACTTACTTCATTCTGCTTATTGCCAGTTCCCTGACACTGAAGATGTACCATTGGAAAAAATTCAGACTGACGGTAGGGATGAGGAGCAAGGTTCTAGCTCGGGTGAGTCGAATGACAAAGGAACCTGTGAGAATCCCAGAAGGGATCTATCTCACCCAACATTGAAGGGACTCCCTGTTAGCCGTCTGCAGCATGCTGTGAGATCGATTACTTTCCTTATCAGATTACAGAAAAGAGGTTTATCAGAACAGAAAAGTGGATAA
- the LOC133906589 gene encoding pathogenesis-related protein PR-1 type-like → MLMRSDRRVLDKMCRHAMVRIHAAVLCLLLLFSGRPAAASKTFGSDSTAPKDESLTPTPESPSESAPAIGQSETPAASGEGSSSTDLANGTPSSAESPDEPTDGLNEKAINDIVKEHNVFRAKEHVPPLQWNATLAKFSQQYAEQLKGECKMVHSTSPYGENLMLGTGAVTWKTTVDMWSAEKESYHYGSNTCDPGKMCGHYTAVVWKGTTAVGCGRVKCNNGDTMIVCSYWPPGNYDGVRPF, encoded by the exons ATGCTAATGCGTAGCGATCGACGAGTGCTCGACAAGATGTGCCGCCACGCCATGGTGAGGATCCACGCCGCCGTGCTCTGCCTCCTGCTGCTCTTCTCCGGCCGCCCCGCCGCGGCGAGCAAAACCTTCGGCAGCGACTCCACCGCGCCCAAGGACGAGTCGTTGACACCGACGCCAGAGTCGCCGTCGGAGTCTGCCCCGGCGATCGGGCAATCCGAGACCCCGGCGGCGTCGGGTGAGGGTTCCTCTTCAACCGACCTAGCGAACGGCACACCGTCCTCGGCTGAGTCTCCAGATGAACCGACGGATGGGCTGAACGAGAAGGCCATCAACGACATTGTGAAAGAGCACAACGTGTTCCGCGCCAAGGAGCACGTACCACCGCTCCA GTGGAACGCGACGCTGGCCAAGTTCTCGCAGCAGTACGCGGAGCAGCTGAAGGGAGAGTGCAAGATGGTGCACTCGACGTCGCCGTACGGGGAGAACCTCATGCTCGGCACGGGCGCCGTCACGTGGAAGACCACGGTGGACATGTGGAGCGCAGAGAAAGAGAGCTACCACTACGGCTCCAACACCTGCGACCCCGGCAAGATGTGCGGCCACTACACCGCCGTCGTCTGGAAGGGCACCACCGCCGTCGGATGCGGCCGCGTCAAGTGCAACAACGGCGACACCATGATCGTCTGCAGCTACTGGCCGCCAGGGAACTACGACGGCGTCAGGCCCTTCTAA